The genomic interval AAAGGAAATACCCCCGGCATATTCATCCATGATTTTTTGAAGCCGTTCTCTCACATCCAATGGTGTTATCCCGTTAGTTCTGTTTAATAAATTAAAAATCCTTGCCTTTTCCTTTTCAATACTATTTTCGTCAATTTCTTCTGAAGAGACGTTATCAATGTCTTTTAGCGCCGTTAGCGCCGCAATAGCGCCTTCAGCCCAACAGCCACTGACATATTTTTTAGGAGCCCCACCGGCGGCTTCGCCAGCGGCATAAAGCCCTGGAATGGTAGTTCTCCTTTCCGTATCAATCCAATATCCCGCCTGGCAATGACCACCCACAACATAAGGTTCCGTACCGCGTATTTCAACGGGTTTTTTTCGCGGCTCCATTCCTTCGCTTGCCCACATAAGAACAATCTGAGGGTTCATATTCAAATAATCTTCTTTTAGTTTCCTTTCTTCTTCTTCATTCAGGTGCGTTGTGTCAAGATAACAAGGCCCACGGCATGCCCTCATTTCCTCAAGCGTGGCAAAAAGTCTGTGTTGAGTCAAACATTTTCTTCCGCCCAAATGCTGATAATGGCAGCCAAGATAGTCTTCCCCCAGCGCATTAACCTGTTTTGAACAAACACCGATCGCAATTGTGCCTGTAGGGGCATTTACGTCTTTTACGCGCAAAGGGATAAACCTGTTCTCAAAACCTGTCATTTCGGCGCCAATACGAATCCCCATTGCATAGCCCGTCCCGGCATTCCATGGGCAATACCACATCAAATGCCTCGCGCCGCCGGTATTATTAGGTTTATATATCCCGGCAGCTCCTCCGGTAGCAACAATAACGGCTTTTGCCCGAACTACATATAAATTACCACCCCTGACGTCATAACCAAACGCACCACAAACCCGTTTTCCATTATAGATAAAATTTGTCGCAACGACGCGGTTTAACACCTGAGCCGCCGTTTTCCTCACCGCTTCAGCAAGCATAGGCTTCAGCCTTTCGCCAAAAATGCGAATACTGCGCGTTCCCCGGTTTTTGTAAGAGCCGTCATCATTTTTTTCAATAGGCAGCCCTAACGCTTCCACCTCCTTTACCACGTCATTAAATCTTTCCGCCATGGTAAGGACTAAATCTTTCCGTATAACCCCTTCAAACTCCCTCGCAACAAAATCAACGTATGATTCAGGGGTTTGTCCCGGATGAATATACGCATTAATAGCATTAAGCCCCATCGCCAAACAACCGCTGCGTTCAATATGTGCCTTTTCCATGATAACCACTTTGCAGCGGGAAGATTTTTTATAAATTTGCATTGCTGCAAAGCAGCCGGCCGCACCTCCGCCGATAATTAATATGTCTGCATCAATATTTTTAATATCCATTTATGGTAACACTTCTGGAGAAAACATTTTTAGGAAACATCAACATAATCAGAATGAAGCTGGAAAATTAATATGCTATGGATATTTTAATCTACTTTATGAGCGGTAATTTCGATTGTTCTTACACAAAGACCTTGAATTAAAGCAAGATTCCAGAGTTCATCTTTTCAAAAAATAACAAAGTGCCAATGGTACTTATATTTTATTAATATGTCAAATTGAAAACGCCCTTCTTCATCAATGTAAATTCGTATTTTTGATTTGTTAAGAAATTATGTAACTTATATTTCTTTATAAATGAACAAATCCTCCTCTATCCTTCCTGAGAGGTGATCTATCAAATTCTATTCCTGGTAAGGCCTTAAGGGATTGGTAAAATAAAAAATTGATAATGTTTCATGATATTTGTATAATGTGCCCATGCCTATAACGAAAGAATTAGAGAATATACGAAAGTTTGAATCTGTCGGGTTTACTCACGATCAAGCGGAAGTTCTTACAGAGACCCTTGAACAATCGCATGTTAACGGACAGCAAAACCTTAAGGATTTTCTTAACATTAAATTTAATGAGATGGACGTCAAATTTAATGCGATGGATGTCCAGTTTAATGCTCTTCGTAACGATATGGATGTAAAATTTAACGCTATGGATGTAAAATTTAATGTTCTTCGTAATGATGTGGATGTCAAAATTAAAGATTTCCGTAGCGATGTGGACGTTAAGTTTAAAGACCTTCGTAACGAAATTGACTTCAGGTTTCTGGAAACCCGTAATGAGATTGTCAACCTTGAGTTTCGCATAAGGGCTTCTCACGCAGATTTGCTTATGAAGATATTTGCAATCGTAGCCGGTTGTACCACTATTGCCGTTGCTGTAGCCAAGTTATTTTAACCCCGCCAAAGGCGATATATTCCCATTGCCTTTCGAGAGTTTCACTCCGCTTTATTCTGCCTTTTTTTGATCTCCTCATAGCCGCCTGCATTTATTACATTTAGATATCCCATTTTATCCAGAATCTCTTTTGCAATACCAGACCGCCTCCCGCTTTCGCAATAAAGGAAAATTTTTTCATCCTTGTTTTTTGCAACCGACTCAATTTTCCTTCCAATTTCTTTATATGGAATGTTTATAGCATCCTCAATATGTCCCGACTTGTATTCCCCGGCAGTTCTTACGTCAATCCAGATTCCCTTCACATCGTTCACTTGCCCCCCAATTACACAATTAATTACGACAGTTAAAAAACATAAAGCCATAACTAGTTTTTTCATAATCAACTCCATTTCTAAAATAATGTATCTATAAAAATTGATACCCTCTCAAATCCGGTATGCCTTTCCCTGAGTTTAGTGATTGATTAGCATTTTATTTGGAACATCTCAGTAAATTATAGCAGTAGATAGCTGTCAGTTGATAGAAAAAGAACGCCCAACTACCACCCTTGAGCTGGTTTAGTCATCTACGATTGGACAGACTTGAGAATTTATCCATGTATTAAGGATTACCTCTTCCTTAACTCGTGGGATCATTAGTACTATCTTTCCGGATTTTAAAATGAGGCGAAAGGGACGAATTAAATAGTATAGACAGAGCCTCTTTGAGGACAAAGGTACTGAAAACCTGTTTGAGAGAACTTTTGGATGTGGAAATATTTCTTTAAAGAGAATCTTCACCTTCGTTTGAAATGTATCCGCGATTTGTGACTTGATAAAACTACCGGGAACGACGGGAAGAGTATCTTCTCTGATAAGTATTCTTTTATTGATAAGCCGCACTAATTCTTTATTTAAATCCTCTGATTTAAAGCTACTAAGGGCATTATGAAAAACGTCATCGTGCTCCCCCATGATTTCCCTTACAATGGAAAAGGTAGTATACATTAGGGTATCTATTCCGTATTTTTCGGTTTCAGACTTAAACCTTACCCAATCAATATCATCTCTATAATATTTAAGGGTTTGAAAAATATCACACAACTGGATAAGTGCACCTTTGCTACTAAAACCTCCATTTTGATTTATAAACCGGTGTTTTAAAAAATGTAGACAGAGGTGAGTAATTAAATCCTCCGGACTGAGTATCTGTACTTTATTGCCAGAAAATTCTATCGTTCTGGCCTCTTCCCACCACCTTTCAATAATGTCATTAATAATACGAATTCTTACTGGGTGTGCCTTCCTTGCTATGTGCCAGTGAATCTCCACCGGGATATTCTTATCTGAATGAACATAACTTATATGCTGGTGATTTTCTCTGTACCAATCCGGTTGCATTTCACCCTGGAAACGATAGTCTAATCCGGACATTATTTTCTCTGCACAAAGAAGGTCTTCTTTTTTAACGAGAAGGTCTATGTCATTCATTTGCCGTAAACCAATATCGCCATAAACAGTTTTCGCTAAAGTCGCGCCCTTTAGAACAATAACTTTCACACCTTTATCACAAAATGTCTCTAAAATCCTCTTTAATTCCGCATAAAGGTACATATTCCTGGCTAAATTTCCATGATAAGCCGTTCTCAACTGAGCCATGACCTCTTGAGGTATACAATGTCTCTTACTGATATTCTTTAAGTTGTGATACAGTAATGGGGCGATACCATGCCAAAAAGCAGAAGCTAAAACCTCTTCCCAGTTTAACGGAATGTTTATTACATCCTTAATTTTCTCTCCTGTATTCCCTGAGATGCTTGCCTGAAGACAATGGAGTAAGAGCCTATTTTCATGTGATATGTTCATTATCAGCCTCCAGGATAATTTTATCCAATTTACTATATCTTATCAGGGAAACAATACGTCATCGTATAAGTTTTAGTTACTTCTGCATTTCTTTCCAGAAAAATATCCCCATGATAAAGAAGCCAGGCATGGCCCTCCAATTTCTTTTTTGCCTCTCCATCAGAGAACCTCCCGTTATATCTCACTCCAAAACAAACAAAGACGTTTATTCCCAATTTACGTAAAAAGTGATAAAGAACTAAAGACCGCCTGAGACAGATATTTTTGTCTGTCCAAAGGTTATGCCTCAATATGTAGTCTGTAAATTTTACGATCTTATCTTTCATGTTTTCCAGGTCTTTGTTACGGCAAACTCTAAAGTTCCGTGGTGCAAGCATCTTCATAACCCTGGGCAGGGACAAAAATCTGAACAGGAAAGGCAAAACGTTAATCAGGAGAAAAATTCGGGTAAAAAGCCATATCTCCCCGAAGGAGCTAAAATGAGTCCTGAATTTTTTAATAGCACAAGTTTTGTTACCCATCTACAACCTTCACTAATTTTTCACGGATAAGTTCATGAATAAGTTTCAGTACACTTTCTCTGGCCTTTTCAGGTAAAACATCAAATTCATTTTGAATTATTTCGCTTATCTCTCCAGCCGTAAGACCGCTACTGAGCATTTGCCAGATCCGCAGTCCTGTTTCATTTAAGGTGAAGTACATCTTCGTGCCCAGATGGAGAAGGACGGCCTCTTTGCCCTCTAATTCAGTAATAACAACATCAGGGTCAGGCGTTACCCTATAATTTAACTCCAGCATCTTTTATCAACCTCCTTTTCAGTATTTCTCGTAATTATTCAATATGAAGTGAAAGACCTCCCATCCCTTCCTATCTGCGAAGGAGGGGAGATAAGAAGTCCCCCCTTCAAGAGGGGATTTAGGAGTGTGTTTAATAATCTTGATATTATGCAAATATCACTTCCGTCCAAACCATGCGAGACCAGGGGTTTCCCGAAAACTCTTTCAGCCAGTCTACCTTCTTAAAATAATTCAAACAGAACCAACAGGGAAAATAATCTGAATCTCTAAATTTACCATTGCTGTAGTGTTCAAGCTTCTCTTTTTGAAATTTCCCACTAGCCTCAACCAAACTTACATAAGCCTCAGAAAAACTCATCTCATTCAAATTGCCTATTATATCATCGTTTCCCAC from Candidatus Kuenenia stuttgartiensis carries:
- a CDS encoding rhodanese-like domain-containing protein, translated to MKKLVMALCFLTVVINCVIGGQVNDVKGIWIDVRTAGEYKSGHIEDAINIPYKEIGRKIESVAKNKDEKIFLYCESGRRSGIAKEILDKMGYLNVINAGGYEEIKKRQNKAE
- a CDS encoding adenylyl-sulfate reductase subunit alpha, whose protein sequence is MDIKNIDADILIIGGGAAGCFAAMQIYKKSSRCKVVIMEKAHIERSGCLAMGLNAINAYIHPGQTPESYVDFVAREFEGVIRKDLVLTMAERFNDVVKEVEALGLPIEKNDDGSYKNRGTRSIRIFGERLKPMLAEAVRKTAAQVLNRVVATNFIYNGKRVCGAFGYDVRGGNLYVVRAKAVIVATGGAAGIYKPNNTGGARHLMWYCPWNAGTGYAMGIRIGAEMTGFENRFIPLRVKDVNAPTGTIAIGVCSKQVNALGEDYLGCHYQHLGGRKCLTQHRLFATLEEMRACRGPCYLDTTHLNEEEERKLKEDYLNMNPQIVLMWASEGMEPRKKPVEIRGTEPYVVGGHCQAGYWIDTERRTTIPGLYAAGEAAGGAPKKYVSGCWAEGAIAALTALKDIDNVSSEEIDENSIEKEKARIFNLLNRTNGITPLDVRERLQKIMDEYAGGISFNYMLHENRLLEARQLLKCLHNHTTELMAADSYNLVEALECIDRIDVARTLVEHLIYRKETRWACYQTRLDYPQKDDNRWLKYVNSVYDVETNEIKMKERPLQ
- a CDS encoding PqqD family protein, whose product is MLELNYRVTPDPDVVITELEGKEAVLLHLGTKMYFTLNETGLRIWQMLSSGLTAGEISEIIQNEFDVLPEKARESVLKLIHELIREKLVKVVDG
- a CDS encoding lasso peptide biosynthesis B2 protein, producing the protein MGNKTCAIKKFRTHFSSFGEIWLFTRIFLLINVLPFLFRFLSLPRVMKMLAPRNFRVCRNKDLENMKDKIVKFTDYILRHNLWTDKNICLRRSLVLYHFLRKLGINVFVCFGVRYNGRFSDGEAKKKLEGHAWLLYHGDIFLERNAEVTKTYTMTYCFPDKI
- a CDS encoding nucleotidyltransferase domain-containing protein, which encodes MNISHENRLLLHCLQASISGNTGEKIKDVINIPLNWEEVLASAFWHGIAPLLYHNLKNISKRHCIPQEVMAQLRTAYHGNLARNMYLYAELKRILETFCDKGVKVIVLKGATLAKTVYGDIGLRQMNDIDLLVKKEDLLCAEKIMSGLDYRFQGEMQPDWYRENHQHISYVHSDKNIPVEIHWHIARKAHPVRIRIINDIIERWWEEARTIEFSGNKVQILSPEDLITHLCLHFLKHRFINQNGGFSSKGALIQLCDIFQTLKYYRDDIDWVRFKSETEKYGIDTLMYTTFSIVREIMGEHDDVFHNALSSFKSEDLNKELVRLINKRILIREDTLPVVPGSFIKSQIADTFQTKVKILFKEIFPHPKVLSNRFSVPLSSKRLCLYYLIRPFRLILKSGKIVLMIPRVKEEVILNTWINSQVCPIVDD